A genomic stretch from Methanomassiliicoccales archaeon includes:
- a CDS encoding DUF362 domain-containing protein, whose product MHCPVSIRRCHRDEIAHIEQKLKDLLQPLAIENELPRVSSVVIKPNVCWGEDWRSGSTTSPLLVKEVVKWLRERGVDKITIAEGSMVGHDTFECFEKTGFLQLARELDLKVVDLNKDTTVKIDVQEPNVFDTIEVARTIAECEFLINMPVMKTHINTTVTLSMKNLKGVIPHQWKRKFHFMGLDGSIADLASIISSKLVIMDGIIGQQGQGPLTGTPANAGLLIAGRDQFDVDLVACRIMGFAPYEVRHLALVAEARGIDLESYNPIIVGEQLSDLHIKFERPVYSLKGLYKGVEILWGDPCSGCAGALSVALERMEKSGELEVIRRNGGIVIALGRGVEPAKNDKLVLLGKCQYRNRDKGMFIPGCPPPGMIVREMLSKFAKGETKYGSDIFVKEAEELYKKEK is encoded by the coding sequence ATGCACTGTCCCGTTTCGATTCGCAGATGCCATCGTGATGAGATAGCACATATTGAACAGAAGTTGAAGGATCTCCTTCAACCTCTGGCCATTGAGAATGAGTTACCAAGAGTTTCCTCCGTTGTTATCAAGCCAAATGTCTGCTGGGGCGAAGATTGGAGATCGGGGAGCACGACCTCCCCATTGCTTGTCAAGGAAGTCGTTAAGTGGCTGAGGGAAAGAGGGGTCGATAAGATCACGATTGCAGAGGGGTCGATGGTCGGCCATGACACATTTGAGTGTTTTGAAAAGACAGGTTTCCTACAACTCGCCAGAGAGCTCGATTTGAAAGTCGTTGATCTGAACAAAGATACAACTGTCAAGATCGACGTTCAAGAACCCAATGTTTTTGATACAATTGAAGTTGCGCGAACAATAGCAGAGTGCGAATTTCTGATCAACATGCCAGTCATGAAGACCCATATCAACACAACAGTAACTCTTTCCATGAAAAACCTGAAGGGCGTTATTCCTCATCAGTGGAAGAGAAAATTTCATTTCATGGGCCTCGACGGAAGCATTGCTGATCTAGCGTCGATCATCTCTTCTAAACTTGTTATTATGGATGGCATTATCGGGCAACAGGGACAGGGGCCACTGACCGGTACGCCCGCAAACGCAGGTCTCCTTATCGCCGGTCGAGATCAATTTGACGTAGATCTCGTTGCGTGCAGGATCATGGGATTCGCTCCTTACGAGGTGAGGCATTTAGCACTAGTTGCGGAAGCCAGGGGTATCGATCTTGAGAGCTATAACCCTATAATAGTTGGGGAACAACTATCTGACCTTCATATCAAATTTGAAAGACCCGTTTACTCACTGAAGGGTTTGTATAAGGGTGTTGAGATCCTTTGGGGCGATCCTTGTAGCGGTTGTGCTGGTGCTCTCAGTGTTGCCCTCGAACGCATGGAAAAGTCTGGAGAGCTCGAGGTTATCAGGCGCAACGGAGGGATCGTCATCGCACTGGGCAGAGGAGTCGAACCTGCCAAAAACGATAAACTCGTTCTTCTTGGCAAATGTCAGTATCGAAATAGGGATAAGGGGATGTTCATTCCGGGATGCCCACCACCGGGCATGATAGTACGGGAAATGCTCTCGAAGTTTGCAAAGGGTGAAACAAAATACGGCAGCGACATCTTTGTAAAGGAAGCGGAAGAATTATATAAAAAGGAAAAATGA